A section of the Deltaproteobacteria bacterium genome encodes:
- a CDS encoding diguanylate cyclase, giving the protein MDSRNLKTYQQWMTSESWRRSIEGFAHISGLTVKCIGADGMLIGPPMVERNLCRLIRRSQKGLARCRAHCGRRIARSLRSGRTELFSCYAGLYCFSVPLKRQGEVIGAIFGGKILTDAPVISRYVKMADTFQLDHAEMFKAIGELRIGKMQELREAMKYLALLGEALIAPAVRMRRFGRNVSRLLTLFHLGNDLNLVRDSQELYGLIINSLSILFDLKGCSLMLLGSQEASLVTQSFFGPESWDLPHFRTPIDQGIIARAFREHKPVYTRDRFQIARSGFNEKIEQVYTFPLHFGRKIGGVINIYNSSLSEDEIPMIRAFCNLAVMAIQNVDLRKNLDNRVLEISNLGLMTREVGKTRELDGLFQLILNRSTEMVKAEQASLMILDEVTKELTIKASKGVPEYLTRTLHLKKGEGVAGKVLEKAVPLLVTDIEKDPRLGLHKKMRYKTKSFISIPLVLKDEPIGVLNITDKISGEVFNEDDLKIIKIFASQAVIALERTKLYERSKEMEQVLITDHLTGLLNRRYFFERVTEEITRAERHSYPLSLMMIDVDDFKWYNDQNGHLAGDDALKSVAALLRDTIRNIDFVARYGGEEFTVVLPQTSKREAVVIGERLLMEVEKFYFPYEENQPLGKFTISIGLATYPEDARKVKALIHAADQALYRSKENGKNRMYLYQPIPDGPERG; this is encoded by the coding sequence ATGGACTCCCGGAACCTGAAAACCTATCAGCAATGGATGACCTCTGAAAGCTGGAGGAGATCAATCGAGGGGTTTGCCCACATTTCAGGATTGACGGTCAAATGTATCGGCGCGGACGGGATGCTGATCGGCCCGCCGATGGTGGAGCGGAATCTCTGCCGTTTGATCCGCCGGTCGCAAAAGGGGTTGGCCCGCTGCCGGGCGCACTGTGGGCGCAGGATCGCCCGGTCCCTGCGATCTGGAAGGACGGAACTTTTTAGCTGTTATGCCGGTCTGTACTGTTTTTCCGTTCCGCTCAAACGGCAGGGAGAAGTGATCGGAGCGATCTTCGGCGGCAAGATCCTGACCGATGCGCCGGTGATTTCCCGTTACGTAAAGATGGCCGACACCTTTCAGCTTGATCATGCAGAGATGTTCAAGGCGATCGGAGAGCTGCGAATCGGGAAGATGCAGGAACTGAGGGAGGCGATGAAATATCTTGCCTTACTCGGAGAGGCACTGATTGCCCCGGCGGTCCGGATGCGCCGGTTCGGACGGAATGTCTCCCGCCTGCTCACTCTCTTCCATTTGGGAAACGATCTGAACCTGGTCCGGGACAGTCAGGAACTCTATGGCCTGATCATCAACTCGCTTTCTATTCTTTTTGATCTGAAGGGGTGTTCGCTGATGCTTCTCGGCTCACAGGAGGCGTCGCTTGTGACGCAGTCTTTTTTCGGCCCGGAATCCTGGGACCTTCCCCATTTCCGCACGCCCATCGATCAGGGGATTATCGCCCGGGCCTTCCGCGAGCACAAGCCTGTCTATACCCGGGATCGTTTCCAGATTGCCCGCTCGGGATTTAATGAGAAGATTGAACAGGTCTATACCTTTCCCCTCCATTTTGGCCGGAAGATCGGGGGGGTGATCAATATTTATAATTCGTCCCTTTCCGAAGATGAGATCCCGATGATCCGTGCCTTCTGCAACCTGGCCGTGATGGCGATCCAGAATGTAGACCTTCGCAAGAATCTGGACAATCGGGTCCTGGAAATCAGCAATCTTGGTTTGATGACTCGTGAGGTGGGGAAGACCCGGGAACTGGACGGCCTGTTCCAACTGATTCTGAACCGTTCTACGGAGATGGTCAAAGCGGAACAGGCTTCGCTCATGATCCTCGATGAGGTCACCAAAGAACTGACGATCAAGGCGAGCAAGGGGGTCCCCGAATATCTTACGCGCACGCTGCATCTCAAAAAAGGGGAGGGTGTGGCCGGAAAAGTGCTGGAAAAGGCCGTGCCGTTGCTGGTGACGGACATTGAAAAGGATCCGAGGCTCGGGCTGCATAAGAAGATGCGTTACAAGACGAAGTCGTTTATCAGCATTCCCCTGGTCCTGAAGGATGAGCCGATCGGCGTCTTGAATATTACCGACAAGATCAGCGGCGAGGTTTTCAATGAAGACGATCTGAAAATCATCAAGATCTTTGCCTCCCAGGCGGTGATTGCCCTTGAACGGACGAAACTCTATGAACGTTCCAAGGAAATGGAACAGGTCCTCATTACGGACCATCTGACGGGCCTTCTCAACCGGCGCTATTTTTTTGAACGGGTGACCGAGGAGATCACCCGGGCCGAGCGCCACAGCTATCCGCTGTCTCTGATGATGATTGATGTGGATGACTTCAAGTGGTATAACGATCAGAATGGGCACCTTGCCGGGGATGATGCCTTGAAAAGTGTAGCGGCCCTGCTGCGGGATACCATCCGGAATATAGACTTCGTCGCCCGTTACGGAGGGGAAGAGTTTACGGTGGTTCTCCCCCAGACCTCCAAACGGGAAGCGGTTGTCATCGGAGAGCGCCTGTTAATGGAAGTCGAGAAATTTTATTTCCCTTACGAAGAGAATCAGCCGCTCGGGAAATTCACGATCAGCATCGGTCTTGCTACCTATCCCGAGGATGCCCGAAAGGTGAAAGCCCTGATCCATGCAGCCGATCAGGCACTCTACCGTTCGAAGGAAAACGGGAAGAACCGCATGTATCTCTACCAGCCGATTCCGGACGGTCCGGAGAGAGGCTGA
- the rimI gene encoding ribosomal protein S18-alanine N-acetyltransferase, with translation MQEETLKIRKMEQGDPGRICRLECSPFLTSWSLEAFEKALRDPMGLNRVAEDRSGLIGYLTAFRVLDEACLTNLFVVQRRRRRGVGKMLLNNLIERASIEGVKQLFLEVRKGNEPAIRLYEKMNFSTVSVRKGYYSDTSEDALVMRMPLAEH, from the coding sequence ATGCAGGAAGAAACTCTGAAGATCCGCAAGATGGAGCAAGGGGATCCGGGAAGGATTTGCCGGTTGGAGTGCTCCCCCTTCCTGACCTCCTGGTCTCTTGAGGCATTTGAGAAGGCGCTCCGGGACCCGATGGGGCTCAACCGGGTTGCGGAGGATCGTTCCGGTCTGATCGGCTATCTTACGGCCTTCCGGGTTCTGGACGAGGCCTGTTTAACCAATCTTTTTGTGGTTCAGCGGAGACGCCGGAGGGGGGTCGGGAAAATGTTATTAAATAATCTTATAGAAAGGGCCTCAATCGAAGGGGTGAAACAACTCTTTCTGGAGGTTCGGAAAGGGAATGAACCGGCGATAAGGCTTTATGAAAAAATGAATTTTTCTACCGTCTCCGTCCGAAAAGGCTACTATTCGGATACGAGTGAAGATGCACTGGTGATGCGGATGCCTCTGGCCGAACATTGA
- the tsaB gene encoding tRNA (adenosine(37)-N6)-threonylcarbamoyltransferase complex dimerization subunit type 1 TsaB has translation MLILGIEASTPVSSVALLGSEGLIAEYSLVLRRTHSERLLPAIETILRDTNLSGEDLTGVAISVGPGSFTGLRVAVSTAKGLVRAWEKPVIPVSSLEGLAYHFPAVKLPLYALLDARKGEVYAARFRNRDGVLYAETEERVIRPEDLCREVREETLFVGEGALRYRSFLEEVLVSKAVFVEGSLNHLSAASIAEIGYAAFREGRTLTPAELTPRYLRRSEAELQWNRKWLCRKKL, from the coding sequence ATGTTGATCCTTGGAATTGAAGCCTCCACCCCGGTGAGCAGTGTTGCGCTCCTCGGTTCGGAGGGGTTGATTGCAGAGTATTCCCTGGTTTTGCGCCGGACCCACAGTGAGCGACTGTTGCCTGCCATTGAGACGATTCTTCGCGATACAAACCTCTCCGGGGAGGATCTGACCGGTGTGGCGATTTCGGTCGGGCCGGGTTCTTTTACCGGGCTGCGCGTGGCGGTCTCCACTGCCAAGGGTCTTGTCCGTGCCTGGGAGAAGCCGGTGATCCCCGTTTCTTCACTGGAAGGGTTGGCGTATCATTTCCCGGCGGTCAAACTTCCCCTCTATGCCCTGCTGGATGCCCGTAAAGGCGAGGTTTATGCCGCCCGTTTTCGTAACCGGGATGGGGTTCTCTATGCCGAAACCGAGGAACGGGTGATCCGTCCGGAGGATCTTTGTCGTGAAGTGAGGGAAGAGACACTCTTCGTCGGCGAAGGAGCCCTGCGGTATCGGTCGTTTTTGGAGGAGGTCCTTGTTTCAAAGGCAGTTTTTGTCGAAGGAAGCCTGAATCATCTCTCGGCGGCATCCATTGCCGAGATCGGCTACGCCGCATTTCGGGAAGGCAGGACCCTGACCCCGGCCGAGCTGACACCCCGCTACCTTCGCCGTTCCGAGGCGGAACTGCAATGGAACCGGAAGTGGCTATGCAGGAAGAAACTCTGA
- a CDS encoding GTPase domain-containing protein has product MVLFNYAVKEITAKVVFYGPGLCGKTTNLQYIHSKMNPNTRGKLLSLATETDRTLFFDFLPVQLGKIRGFNVRFQLYTVPGQVYYNATRRLVLKGADAVVFVADSQKEMADKNVESLENLSENLLANGLDPQTIPLVIQYNKRDLANVMEVEELDHMLNNRNVPTHTAVALTGEGVLETFKLVTRELMQSLRSKHDVDGTAAEQQPVPMETVQRDVDQAAPDPSGTGAVSPVGWDEKNPGAGGRAAPPAGDDSLTASVLQIENRIQKMEAQLDRLLSRDETVENLLLEIREKLGGVFAEHAPSVEIEEPILLEEKRRKKGFFWNR; this is encoded by the coding sequence ATGGTACTCTTTAATTATGCGGTGAAGGAGATCACGGCCAAGGTCGTTTTTTACGGTCCGGGACTCTGCGGGAAGACGACCAACCTGCAGTACATCCACAGCAAGATGAATCCCAATACGCGCGGTAAACTCCTCTCTCTCGCTACGGAGACGGACCGAACCCTGTTTTTTGATTTTCTCCCGGTGCAGCTTGGAAAGATCCGGGGGTTCAATGTCCGATTTCAGCTCTACACCGTCCCGGGACAGGTCTATTATAATGCAACGCGCCGGCTGGTCCTGAAAGGGGCGGATGCCGTGGTCTTTGTCGCCGACTCTCAGAAAGAGATGGCGGACAAAAATGTAGAAAGTCTGGAGAACCTAAGCGAGAATCTGCTGGCCAACGGCCTTGATCCTCAGACGATTCCCCTGGTTATTCAGTACAACAAACGGGATCTGGCAAACGTCATGGAGGTGGAAGAGCTTGATCATATGCTTAATAACAGAAATGTACCGACCCATACGGCTGTGGCCCTGACCGGGGAAGGCGTTCTGGAAACGTTCAAGCTGGTGACGCGGGAACTGATGCAGTCTCTTCGTTCCAAACACGATGTGGACGGGACGGCAGCGGAGCAACAACCCGTGCCCATGGAGACCGTGCAGCGGGATGTTGATCAAGCGGCTCCCGATCCTTCCGGTACAGGGGCGGTTTCGCCGGTGGGTTGGGACGAGAAGAACCCCGGAGCCGGTGGCAGAGCTGCTCCGCCGGCGGGAGATGACTCCCTGACGGCTTCGGTCCTGCAGATCGAGAACCGGATCCAGAAAATGGAGGCCCAACTTGATCGCCTGTTATCCCGGGATGAAACGGTCGAAAATCTTCTTCTGGAAATCCGGGAAAAACTCGGTGGGGTCTTCGCGGAACATGCGCCGTCTGTCGAGATTGAAGAGCCGATTCTCCTCGAAGAGAAGCGCAGAAAGAAAGGTTTTTTCTGGAATCGATGA
- a CDS encoding tetratricopeptide repeat protein, with the protein MSGKKVCLALFLLLGVLLGGCAFGVSDASEPARLFAEANRFYADGNYKAAGEGLLRLSKKFSRNPRVFNNLGNVYLKEGDPDAAQSAYEKALELNPGYVIARVNLAVLLLRSRKTKEAYAEFLEILKAYRDDADIRNGLGVCELRQGRIKEGVNHFRKAIDIQGDFPLFYNNLAFAYAESNEYLNESLKMAKEALKAEPGNPVFLDTLGWIYFKRGVFDRSIQLLQNALGRAPAQEEIRSHLVSVYRWLGREKEAVALIREGGRERAMQTH; encoded by the coding sequence ATGTCGGGAAAAAAAGTCTGTTTGGCCCTGTTTCTTCTCCTGGGCGTTCTTTTGGGCGGATGTGCCTTCGGGGTATCCGATGCATCAGAGCCGGCACGGCTCTTTGCAGAGGCCAACCGGTTCTATGCCGATGGGAACTACAAGGCGGCGGGGGAAGGACTCCTCCGATTATCGAAGAAGTTTTCCCGAAATCCCAGGGTCTTCAATAATTTAGGCAATGTCTATCTGAAGGAAGGCGACCCGGATGCCGCCCAAAGTGCCTATGAGAAAGCGCTGGAGCTCAACCCGGGCTATGTCATTGCCAGAGTGAATCTGGCTGTGTTATTATTAAGGAGCAGGAAGACGAAAGAGGCCTATGCGGAGTTCCTGGAGATCTTGAAGGCCTACCGGGATGATGCGGACATTCGGAACGGGCTGGGGGTCTGCGAACTCAGGCAGGGACGAATCAAGGAAGGGGTGAATCATTTCCGTAAGGCGATCGATATTCAGGGAGACTTTCCCCTCTTTTACAACAACCTTGCCTTCGCCTATGCGGAATCGAATGAATATCTGAATGAGTCGCTGAAGATGGCGAAGGAGGCGCTGAAGGCGGAGCCGGGGAATCCTGTCTTTCTCGATACCCTGGGATGGATCTATTTCAAACGGGGTGTTTTCGACCGCTCCATTCAACTGTTGCAGAATGCGCTTGGCCGGGCGCCGGCACAGGAGGAGATCCGGTCCCATCTGGTCTCCGTTTACCGCTGGCTGGGTCGGGAAAAAGAAGCCGTTGCCTTGATCCGGGAGGGGGGCCGGGAACGTGCGATGCAAACCCATTAA
- a CDS encoding HD domain-containing protein, which translates to MKKVRPKRRLMFQLILIMLLISLAPLVISDSNLVKLNEEYLENDLLGSHATRARQTAEEVSSYLDNTIEKLEIVARLQPLTRSFSEQQNYQLLVFFLEQYKDLISISLLDEKGATQAEVIRPGLGSVRRKERAALRKSVISEAMEGKVYVSDPLGIPEKNASLLMIGLPIIEGNHVGGVLLADMSLERIWKIIGRITIRRSGEAYLVDRQGRLIAHKDRQRAVRQESMKGEEIVGKYLALGNTGGALPFVDKGGREMLGAYAPLSLEGWGVVVQEPRKDAYSVVAEMKEQIIFWGVVTSILVSIIGLFFARRISVPIMDFTRSALRIAQGNFKEKIKIRSNNEIGQLAETFNFMANQLDLYDQNMRDLFMSAIASLAAAIDERDPYTRGHSERVTEYSMAIADEMGLDPKVKEEVQLAALLHDIGKIGIDDSVLRKPAKLTDEEFRQIQEHPEKGANIMAPIKQLKKIIPAMRHHHERYDGAGYPDGLSGYDIPLAARIISVADTFDAMTSDRPYQAAQSELSVVENLKSWAGSRYDPVVCEAFARAYSKGRIKGWKCRTMEDRVPAEVLKLETPSA; encoded by the coding sequence GTGAAAAAGGTCCGCCCTAAGCGACGCCTGATGTTCCAGTTGATCTTGATCATGCTGCTGATCTCGTTGGCGCCTCTCGTGATTTCCGACAGCAACCTGGTGAAACTCAATGAAGAATATCTGGAAAATGATCTGTTGGGATCACATGCCACTCGTGCCCGTCAGACGGCCGAGGAGGTTTCCTCCTATCTGGACAACACGATTGAAAAACTGGAGATTGTTGCCCGCTTGCAGCCGTTGACCCGGTCCTTTTCCGAACAGCAGAACTATCAGCTTCTGGTTTTCTTTCTCGAGCAATACAAAGACCTGATCAGTATTTCTCTTCTCGATGAGAAGGGAGCTACGCAGGCCGAGGTGATCCGTCCGGGACTCGGCAGTGTGCGCCGGAAAGAGCGTGCAGCGCTCCGGAAATCGGTGATTTCCGAGGCGATGGAGGGGAAAGTCTATGTGTCGGATCCCTTGGGCATACCGGAGAAAAATGCTTCTCTTTTGATGATTGGGCTTCCGATCATTGAAGGAAATCACGTGGGGGGGGTCCTGCTGGCGGATATGTCGCTGGAGCGGATCTGGAAGATCATCGGACGGATTACGATCCGCCGTTCCGGCGAGGCCTATCTCGTGGATCGGCAGGGGCGGCTCATCGCGCATAAGGATCGTCAGCGTGCCGTTCGTCAGGAAAGCATGAAAGGTGAGGAGATTGTCGGGAAATATCTGGCGCTGGGGAATACCGGAGGGGCGCTGCCCTTTGTCGACAAGGGGGGGCGGGAAATGCTCGGCGCCTATGCCCCCCTCAGCCTGGAAGGGTGGGGGGTGGTGGTCCAGGAGCCTCGTAAGGATGCCTACAGTGTCGTGGCGGAGATGAAAGAGCAGATCATCTTCTGGGGGGTGGTGACCTCGATTCTGGTCTCAATCATCGGTCTCTTCTTTGCCCGCAGAATCAGTGTTCCCATCATGGATTTTACCCGGAGTGCCTTGCGGATCGCCCAGGGAAATTTCAAGGAGAAAATCAAAATCAGATCCAATAACGAGATCGGTCAGTTGGCGGAAACCTTCAATTTCATGGCGAACCAACTGGATCTTTACGATCAGAATATGCGGGACCTCTTCATGAGCGCCATTGCCTCCCTGGCGGCCGCTATTGATGAACGGGATCCTTATACCCGGGGACACTCGGAACGGGTGACGGAGTACAGCATGGCGATTGCCGATGAGATGGGGCTCGACCCGAAGGTCAAAGAAGAGGTCCAGTTGGCGGCTCTGCTCCATGATATCGGCAAGATCGGTATTGACGACAGTGTCTTGCGGAAACCGGCAAAGCTGACGGACGAGGAGTTCCGGCAGATCCAGGAACATCCGGAGAAGGGAGCGAATATCATGGCGCCCATCAAACAGTTGAAAAAGATCATTCCCGCCATGCGCCACCATCATGAACGTTATGACGGTGCCGGCTATCCCGACGGCCTGAGCGGATATGATATACCTTTGGCGGCCCGGATCATTTCCGTAGCCGATACCTTCGATGCCATGACCTCCGACCGGCCCTATCAGGCGGCCCAGTCCGAGTTGTCGGTCGTAGAAAATTTAAAATCCTGGGCCGGAAGTCGCTACGACCCCGTCGTTTGCGAGGCCTTTGCCCGGGCCTACAGTAAGGGCCGGATCAAGGGATGGAAATGCCGGACGATGGAGGACCGGGTTCCCGCCGAAGTCCTGAAGCTGGAGACACCTTCAGCCTGA
- a CDS encoding sensor domain-containing diguanylate cyclase, whose amino-acid sequence MDAVTRIYLYGLVSEVQEAFRSQILGTSFEPVCCTPGETLPEPDPILILGKESWNPEQVEALRRGNPACQVLLTLTEKDLDSFLPSATTRIDDYLILPLNAKRLLFALEKAVDRKVQVERLLHTTRELDQTTEELSYFINVGKALTSTLDTGSILNIIMEKTSELVKAEAGSVLLLDEETHELYFELTEGEKKNDLKRFRLKVGEGIAGWVAQHGEPIIVEDVATDPRFCNRIDDSLHFRTRSILCIPLKSKGKILGVLEVINRIDGKSFGQKDLDLVLTLVDQASIAIENSLLYRKATELAITDGVTQLYNFRYLHQALDVEISRSNRYRTEVSLIFLDLDYFKKVNDRFGHLVGSQALVEVGDILRRSLRPMDVICRYGGDEFIVVLPETGPQSAFGTAERLRTTVESYTFHADTGEAFHLTASFGIAAYPNHVKDKNELIQLADQSMYRAKDATRNAVFMIGKEGSSLSREFPEG is encoded by the coding sequence ATGGACGCGGTAACACGAATCTATCTATATGGTCTGGTATCGGAGGTTCAGGAGGCGTTCCGTTCTCAGATCCTCGGCACTTCCTTTGAGCCGGTCTGTTGTACGCCGGGCGAGACCCTGCCGGAACCGGATCCGATTCTGATCCTGGGAAAAGAGTCGTGGAACCCGGAGCAGGTGGAAGCACTGCGTCGGGGGAACCCCGCCTGTCAGGTCCTGCTCACGTTAACGGAAAAAGATCTGGATTCCTTCCTGCCTTCGGCGACGACCCGTATTGATGATTATCTCATCCTCCCCCTCAATGCCAAACGTCTCCTCTTTGCGTTGGAAAAGGCGGTGGACCGGAAGGTGCAGGTGGAGCGCCTGCTTCACACCACCCGGGAACTCGACCAGACCACGGAGGAATTGTCCTATTTTATCAATGTCGGAAAGGCACTGACCTCCACTCTTGACACCGGAAGCATCCTCAATATCATCATGGAAAAGACGAGTGAGTTGGTCAAGGCCGAAGCGGGGTCGGTCCTTCTGCTTGATGAGGAGACGCATGAACTCTATTTTGAACTGACCGAGGGAGAAAAGAAGAATGACCTGAAGCGTTTCCGGCTTAAGGTCGGGGAAGGAATCGCCGGATGGGTTGCCCAGCATGGAGAACCGATCATCGTGGAAGATGTAGCCACGGATCCCCGTTTCTGTAACCGGATTGATGATTCCCTACATTTCCGGACCCGGTCCATTCTCTGTATTCCCCTGAAAAGCAAAGGAAAAATTCTGGGGGTACTGGAAGTGATCAACCGCATTGATGGAAAATCTTTCGGCCAGAAGGACCTTGATCTCGTTCTCACCCTTGTTGATCAGGCATCCATTGCGATTGAGAACTCCCTCCTCTATCGGAAGGCGACGGAACTGGCCATTACCGACGGAGTGACGCAGCTCTACAATTTTCGCTATCTCCACCAGGCACTTGATGTCGAGATTTCCCGGTCCAACCGGTACCGAACAGAGGTTTCCCTCATCTTCCTGGATCTCGATTACTTCAAAAAGGTCAATGACAGGTTCGGTCACCTTGTGGGGAGTCAGGCCCTGGTGGAGGTAGGGGATATCCTGCGTCGGAGTCTTCGTCCGATGGATGTGATCTGCCGGTATGGCGGGGATGAGTTTATTGTCGTCTTGCCGGAGACAGGTCCGCAATCGGCTTTCGGAACGGCGGAGCGGCTCCGGACAACCGTGGAGAGTTATACCTTCCATGCCGATACGGGCGAGGCCTTTCATCTGACGGCCAGCTTCGGGATTGCCGCCTATCCGAACCATGTGAAGGATAAAAATGAACTGATCCAGTTGGCGGACCAGTCGATGTATCGGGCCAAGGATGCCACGCGGAATGCCGTCTTCATGATCGGGAAGGAAGGCAGTTCCCTGTCACGGGAGTTTCCGGAAGGGTAA
- the thiE gene encoding thiamine phosphate synthase: MALRTSPEERDLGLCVIVGGEKNPAGVVRAALKGGARFIQYRGKGKTSAVQLREARELRAITRKHGATLVINDRPDIALLSGADGVHLGTADLPLPAVRRMLGAGILIGATAHTSEEGKAAEADGADYLGFGAVFPSATKAGVAVVGLDRLESFVRGSSLPVLGIGGISENNVADVCRRGAAGVAVLSAVTAAADPAAASRNLVRRMEEAVSSGPQASGS; the protein is encoded by the coding sequence ATGGCGTTGCGCACTTCCCCGGAAGAACGGGACCTTGGGCTCTGTGTGATTGTCGGTGGAGAAAAGAATCCTGCCGGGGTCGTCCGGGCCGCCCTCAAGGGCGGTGCCCGGTTCATCCAGTACCGGGGCAAGGGAAAAACCTCGGCGGTACAGCTCCGGGAAGCACGGGAACTGCGTGCGATCACCCGGAAACATGGTGCGACGCTCGTGATCAATGACCGGCCCGATATTGCGTTGCTTTCCGGAGCCGACGGGGTCCACCTCGGGACAGCGGACCTTCCACTGCCGGCGGTACGTCGTATGTTGGGTGCCGGAATCCTGATCGGTGCGACGGCCCATACGTCCGAGGAGGGGAAGGCGGCCGAGGCGGACGGGGCGGACTATCTCGGGTTTGGTGCGGTCTTTCCAAGTGCCACCAAGGCGGGTGTCGCAGTGGTCGGGCTTGATCGGCTGGAATCATTTGTCCGGGGCAGCAGCCTGCCGGTCCTGGGGATCGGCGGGATTTCGGAAAATAATGTGGCGGACGTCTGCCGCCGCGGCGCGGCGGGTGTGGCCGTACTTTCCGCCGTGACGGCGGCGGCGGATCCTGCAGCGGCAAGCCGGAACCTTGTTCGGCGTATGGAAGAGGCCGTTTCTTCGGGACCGCAGGCTTCCGGATCTTGA
- the accC gene encoding acetyl-CoA carboxylase biotin carboxylase subunit: MFKKILIANRGEIALRIIRACRELGIETVAIHSDADVRSLHVQYADETICVGPAPSAQSYLNVPSILSACEISDAEAIHPGYGFLAESQEFADICLSSGIKFIGPTPENIRLMGNKAAARKTMEMAGVPVIPGSNGVVDSEEEARRVAREIGFPVIVKASSGGGGKGMRVVYSEASLPHLYAMARSEAAAAFNDAAVYMERYIETPKHIEVQLLADEHGHVVHLGERDCSIQRRHQKLIEESPAASLDAGTRTKLGETAVNAARAVGYTSAGTVEFILDSEGRFYFMEMNTRIQVEHPVTEMVSGIDLIKEQIRIAAGEPLPMVQEEIHSIGHSIECRINAEDPATFTPSPGRIGTFIPPGGPNVRVDTAAYSGYQVTPYYDSLVAKLIVRGRDRVEAIAVMERALEEFVIEGIKTTIPFHRKVLRTPEFLSGNIYTTFLEKVEL; this comes from the coding sequence GTGTTCAAGAAAATTCTGATTGCCAACCGCGGAGAGATTGCCCTGCGGATTATCCGGGCCTGCCGGGAACTCGGTATTGAAACCGTGGCGATCCACTCCGATGCGGATGTCCGGTCGCTTCATGTACAGTATGCCGACGAGACGATCTGTGTCGGACCGGCGCCGAGCGCCCAAAGCTATCTGAATGTCCCCAGTATTCTGAGTGCTTGTGAGATCAGTGATGCCGAGGCGATTCACCCCGGCTACGGCTTTCTGGCCGAGAGCCAGGAGTTTGCCGATATCTGTCTCTCCTCGGGGATCAAGTTCATCGGGCCGACCCCGGAGAATATCCGGTTGATGGGCAACAAGGCGGCGGCAAGGAAAACGATGGAGATGGCGGGTGTGCCCGTGATTCCCGGAAGCAACGGGGTGGTGGATTCCGAAGAGGAGGCCCGCAGGGTGGCCCGTGAGATCGGGTTTCCGGTGATTGTCAAGGCCTCATCGGGAGGCGGTGGGAAGGGGATGCGCGTCGTCTATTCGGAAGCCTCGCTACCTCATCTCTATGCCATGGCTCGTTCCGAAGCGGCTGCGGCCTTTAACGATGCTGCGGTTTACATGGAGCGTTACATTGAGACCCCCAAACATATCGAGGTTCAGCTCCTGGCCGACGAGCATGGTCATGTCGTACACCTTGGGGAACGGGACTGTTCCATTCAGCGCAGGCATCAGAAACTGATCGAGGAGTCGCCGGCCGCTTCTCTTGATGCCGGGACACGGACCAAACTGGGTGAGACCGCGGTGAATGCCGCCCGGGCCGTGGGATATACCAGCGCCGGGACGGTGGAATTCATTCTGGATTCCGAGGGCCGGTTCTATTTTATGGAGATGAATACCCGTATTCAGGTGGAGCATCCCGTAACGGAAATGGTCAGCGGCATCGATCTGATCAAAGAGCAGATCCGGATTGCCGCCGGAGAACCGCTCCCCATGGTGCAGGAGGAAATTCATTCCATCGGGCACAGCATTGAGTGCCGGATCAATGCCGAGGATCCTGCAACTTTTACCCCCTCTCCCGGACGAATCGGGACCTTTATCCCGCCGGGCGGTCCCAATGTCCGGGTGGATACGGCGGCCTATTCCGGGTACCAGGTGACCCCCTATTATGATTCGCTGGTGGCCAAACTGATCGTTCGCGGCCGGGACCGGGTGGAGGCGATTGCCGTCATGGAGCGGGCCTTGGAGGAGTTTGTCATCGAAGGGATCAAGACCACCATTCCCTTTCATCGGAAGGTGTTGCGTACGCCGGAATTCCTTTCCGGTAATATCTATACCACCTTTCTGGAGAAGGTAGAGCTTTAA